Proteins encoded in a region of the Panicum hallii strain FIL2 chromosome 3, PHallii_v3.1, whole genome shotgun sequence genome:
- the LOC112886802 gene encoding uncharacterized protein LOC112886802: protein MATETIQAPAPAMPAVPGRAAAGGAGGNGRAGLPPPRRGQIKGRILKDVVAAVTAMAAGLVKNARAGAGAGGLPASEETGEK from the coding sequence ATGGCCACTGAGACCATCCAGGCTCCGGCTCCGGCCATGCCGGCCGTGCCGGGGCGGGCCGCCGCAGGCGGTGCCGGCGGGAACGGCAGGGcgggcctgccgccgccgcggaggggcCAGATCAAGGGGCGGATCCTCAAGGACGTCgtggccgcggtcaccgccatGGCCGCGGGCCTCGTCAAGAacgcccgcgccggcgccggtgccGGAGGCCTCCCCGCCTCCGAAGAAACCGGCGAGAAGTGA
- the LOC112885923 gene encoding probable apyrase 7, with product MRLSSSLQDLPTFTRIDALERGSSIGSDLSSWRAKPVRTLQRDGPVASFSKERTPPSSPTNRKKCMRAAGYAIALILLAFFAYASWRYFHVFLSEGNSEYYVVLDCGSTGTRVYVYEWHINHNDANGFPIVLKPLGNAPKKKSGKLTRLYQRRETEPGLSKLVHNEAGLKKALEPLLQMAEKQIPRRAHKHTPLFLYATAGVRKLPSADSEWLLDKAWDVLKNSSFLCSRDRVKIITGMDEAYYGWIALNHHMNMLGTSSSKMTYGSLDLGGSSLQVTFETDKTVQDETSISLRIGSVDHHLSAYSLTGYGLNDAFDKSVAHLVKKLGGVANNGKVQVKHPCLQTGYKEDYVCSYCHPLKQDGSPSVGEKTIGKEKQGVAVELVGAPQWNECSALAKVTVNLSEWSSASPGLDCNLHPCALASNFPQPHGKFFAMSGFFVVFKFFNLTADATLVDVLKRGQEFCEKPWKIAKSSVPPQPFIDQYCFRAPYIASLLREGLQIKDNQVIIGSGSITWTLGVALLEAGQALSTRIDIQGYRILHREINPNFLIVLFLISIVLVICAILCVSNSIPRSFRKSYLPVYRQNSAGSSVLGMGSPFRFQLWSPINSGDGRTKTPLSPTVAGSDPHPFSMSHGLGGSSVQLMESSRQSLGVYHSYSVGSLGQMQFSSGVRNPSRGQTTLQSRRSQSREDLSSTLADIHVPKV from the exons ATGCGTCTTTCATCTTCTCTTCAAGATCTGCCGACCTTCACTAGAATTGATGCTTTAGAAAGGGGCTCTAGCATTGGCAGTGATCTGAGCTCATGGCGTGCAAAGCCTGTACGCACGCTTCAAAGAGATGGTCCCGTGGCAAGCTTTTCAAAAGAAAGAACACCCCCCTCTTCGCCGACAAATCGAAAGAAATGCATGAGAGCAGCCGGTTACGCTATTGCGCTGATCTTGTTGGCGTTCTTCGCATATGCTTCTTGGAGATATTTCCATGTATTCCTCTCTGAAGGGAACTCTGAATACTATGTGGTTCTTGATTGTGGCAGCACAGGTACAAGAGTGTATGTCTATGAATGGCACATCAATCATAATGATGCAAATGGATTTCCTATTGTTTTGAAACCTTTAGGGAATGCTCCTAAGAAGAAATCTGGTAAATTAACTCGACTGTACCAGCGAAGGGAGACTGAACCTGGATTGAGCAAACTTGTTCACAATGAAGCTGGATTGAAGAAGGCACTAGAGCCCCTCCTTCAAATGGCTGAGAAGCAGATCCCCAGACGAGCACACAAACACACTCCACTTTTTCTATATGCTACAGCTGGCGTTCGCAAGCTACCTAGTGCAGACTCAGAGTGGCTCCTGGATAAGGCCTGGGATGTTCTGAAGAATTCGTCATTTTTATGTAGTAGAGACAGGGTTAAGATCATCACTGGCATGGACGAAGCTTATTATGGATGGATAGCTCTTAATCATCACATGAACATGCTTGGCACCTCATCATCTAAAATGACATATGGTTCACTTGATTTAGGTGGATCATCATTACAGGTTACATTTGAGACTGATAAAACAGTACAGGATGAGACAAGCATTAGTCTGAGGATTGGTTCTGTCGATCATCATCTTAGTGCTTATTCTCTTACTGGTTATGGATTAAATGATGCATTTGACAAATCCGTAGCACATCTAGTGAAAAAGTTGGGAGGAGTAGCTAATAATGGCAAAGTTCAAGTCAAACACCCTTGTCTACAGACTGGATACAAAGAAGATTATGTTTGTTCTTACTGCCACCCTCTAAAACAAGATGGAAGTCCCAGTGTTGGTGAGAAGACAATTGGCAAAGAGAAGCAGGGAGTAGCTGTTGAACTGGTTGGAGCACCTCAGTGGAATGAATGCAGTGCTCTTGCAAAAGTAACAGTTAATCTTTCAGAGTGGTCCAGTGCAAGTCCAGGACTTGATTGTAACCTTCATCCTTGTGCTCTTGCTTCTAACTTTCCCCAACCACATGGGAAGTTTTTTGCTATGTCTGGCTTCTTTGTggtttttaaattttttaattTGACTGCTGATGCCACTCTGGTTGATGTTCTAAAAAGAGGTCAGGAATTTTGTGAAAAACCATGGAAGATTGCAAAGAGTAGTGTTCCTCCACAGCCGTTTATAGACCAGTACTGCTTCAGGGCTCCTTATATTGCATCACTTCTGAGAGAGGGATTGCAGATCAAAGATAATCAGGTGATAATTGGCTCTGGCAGTATTACTTGGACTCTTGGGGTTGCTTTGTTGGAGGCTGGTCAGGCATTGTCTACACGAATCGATATTCAAGGATACAGAATACTGCACCGGGAGATAAACCCAAATTTTCTCATAGTGTTGTTTCTGATTTCGATTGTGTTGGTCATATGTGCCATATTATGTGTCAGCAATTCAATCCCAAGATCATTCCGCAAGTCTTATCTGCCAGTTTATAGGCagaattctgcaggaagttcTGTTCTTGGTATGGGGTCGCCTTTCAGATTTCAGTTATGGAGTCCTATCAATTCAG GCGATGGAAGAACAAAGACACCCCTGAGCCCTACTGTAGCTGGGTCAGATCCCCATCCGTTCAGTATGAGCCATGGATTAGGAGGCAGTAGCGTTCAGCTTATGGAGTCCTCTAGACAATCCTTGGGTGTCTATCACAGCTATTCTGTTGGAAGCTTGGGTCAGATGCAGTTTTCCAGTGGAGTGAGGAACCCTAGCCGAGGTCAGACTA